A single Paraburkholderia sp. D15 DNA region contains:
- a CDS encoding GFA family protein, with translation MLTGGCYCRAIRYEIHATPFDTTLCHCATCRKISAAPAVAWFSVDRSGLRWILGQPKTFESSPRVVRSFCGNCGTPLTYSNADSPHVIDVSNCSLDDPGTVAPTSHTWSKERLHWDRATDDLPDYPEGE, from the coding sequence ATGCTGACAGGCGGGTGCTATTGCCGGGCCATCCGGTACGAGATCCACGCGACTCCCTTCGATACGACGCTTTGCCACTGCGCCACGTGCCGGAAGATTTCGGCGGCGCCCGCGGTAGCCTGGTTCAGCGTGGACAGAAGCGGGCTGCGCTGGATACTCGGCCAGCCGAAGACGTTCGAATCCAGCCCTCGCGTTGTTCGCAGCTTCTGCGGGAATTGCGGAACGCCATTGACTTACTCGAACGCCGATTCGCCCCATGTAATCGACGTGTCGAACTGCTCGCTCGACGATCCCGGCACCGTCGCTCCAACGAGTCACACGTGGAGCAAGGAGCGACTGCATTGGGACCGCGCGACCGACGACCTGCCCGACTATCCCGAAGGCGAATAG
- a CDS encoding TonB-dependent siderophore receptor, giving the protein MTPPSRYALCTLALISAGIVATIPAYAQEPTAQLAPITVTGTTPTANPSYQVDQAVVGPLGKKTLLDTPYSINVIPQSLAENQQLRSVQEAFMFIPSVQGWNIRPQTRGMQAGVVQNTRIDGMNIAATTDYPIEQFDNIQVLNGLAGALYGPASPAGTFNYVLKRPTDQPLREFTFGYESNSLFTERADLSGHFGNDDRFGYRLNLLNQNGEGYVSDSRLRRELASLAFDIRFTPDTKLETNFSTYHYLDTGFPGTFALAKNVLLPSAPNPATVGYGQSWAGDDNVTNMMSATLKHDFNKDWHLSAGVQRETSDRQSTVPTLTLTNNKGAYTATTATTTYSLDQVVSNTIALNGHVALAGLTHDVFVSTTGFYWNRYTPYQTGAITLGTGNLGNPANFAEPALPDFSHRYRSVSTFQQAINVGDTIDFNQHWSMLLAASQSWIHAENYNSKGAITSKYTADGVSPTASLMYKPQDNMTAYITYADSLQQGDIAPSGTVNAGNSLAPYRSKEWELGYKVDIANATLGAALYRIERPYAMVEANNVFANGGQQVNRGIELTATGAITRDLNIYTGLSLLDPRLHDTGVAATEGTQILGLSRVVFDALVDYSVPSVAGLGFNVDMNYASRRAANYSNSDYADGYTLFNLGARYRTKIAAKAVTLRFGVDNVTNRHYWANITPAGQNGYTGTDSGTATLGAPRTVRASIQIDL; this is encoded by the coding sequence ATGACTCCCCCTTCCCGCTACGCCCTGTGCACGCTGGCACTCATCTCCGCAGGTATCGTGGCAACCATCCCCGCTTACGCGCAGGAGCCCACCGCTCAACTCGCCCCGATCACCGTCACCGGAACCACACCCACGGCCAACCCTTCGTATCAGGTCGATCAGGCCGTGGTCGGTCCGTTGGGCAAAAAGACGCTGCTCGATACGCCTTATTCGATCAACGTCATCCCGCAGTCGCTCGCCGAGAATCAGCAACTGCGCAGCGTTCAGGAAGCGTTCATGTTCATTCCATCCGTGCAGGGATGGAATATTCGCCCGCAGACGCGCGGCATGCAGGCCGGCGTAGTCCAGAACACACGCATCGACGGCATGAACATCGCCGCGACGACCGACTATCCGATCGAGCAGTTCGACAACATCCAGGTGCTGAACGGTTTGGCCGGCGCGCTGTACGGTCCCGCGAGCCCCGCAGGCACCTTCAACTACGTACTCAAGCGACCGACCGATCAGCCGCTGCGTGAATTCACCTTCGGCTACGAGTCGAACAGCCTGTTCACCGAGCGCGCGGATCTCAGCGGGCACTTCGGCAACGACGATCGTTTCGGCTACCGGCTCAACCTGCTCAATCAGAATGGCGAGGGCTATGTCTCGGACAGTCGTCTGCGCCGCGAGTTGGCGAGCCTGGCGTTCGACATCCGCTTCACGCCCGACACGAAGCTCGAAACCAACTTCAGCACGTACCACTACCTGGACACCGGCTTTCCCGGAACCTTCGCGCTGGCGAAGAACGTGCTGTTGCCCTCCGCTCCGAATCCGGCGACGGTCGGCTACGGTCAGTCATGGGCCGGCGACGACAACGTCACGAACATGATGAGCGCCACGTTGAAGCACGACTTCAATAAGGATTGGCATTTGAGCGCCGGCGTGCAGCGCGAGACGAGCGACCGGCAATCCACCGTGCCGACACTCACGCTCACCAACAACAAGGGCGCGTATACGGCAACGACGGCAACGACCACGTACAGCCTCGACCAGGTTGTGAGCAATACGATCGCGCTGAATGGCCATGTTGCGCTCGCCGGTCTCACGCACGATGTGTTCGTGTCGACCACGGGCTTCTACTGGAATCGCTACACGCCGTACCAAACGGGTGCGATCACGCTCGGCACCGGAAACCTCGGCAATCCGGCGAATTTCGCCGAGCCTGCATTGCCCGATTTCTCGCATCGCTACCGCTCGGTCAGCACGTTCCAGCAGGCGATCAATGTCGGCGATACGATCGACTTCAATCAGCACTGGTCGATGTTGCTGGCCGCGAGCCAAAGCTGGATTCACGCCGAGAACTACAATTCGAAGGGCGCGATCACGAGCAAGTACACCGCCGACGGCGTCAGTCCGACGGCCAGCCTGATGTACAAGCCGCAGGACAACATGACCGCGTACATCACGTATGCGGACAGCCTGCAGCAAGGCGATATCGCGCCGTCCGGCACCGTCAATGCGGGCAATTCGCTCGCGCCGTACCGCAGCAAGGAGTGGGAACTCGGCTATAAGGTCGACATTGCAAACGCGACGCTCGGCGCCGCGCTGTACCGGATCGAGCGGCCGTACGCGATGGTGGAAGCGAATAACGTGTTTGCCAACGGCGGCCAGCAGGTCAATCGCGGCATCGAATTGACCGCGACCGGCGCGATCACACGCGATCTCAACATCTACACCGGGCTCTCGTTGCTGGACCCGCGTTTGCATGACACCGGCGTTGCCGCCACCGAGGGCACGCAGATTCTCGGCTTGTCGCGCGTGGTGTTCGATGCGCTCGTCGATTACTCCGTACCCAGCGTGGCCGGCCTCGGTTTTAACGTCGACATGAACTACGCGAGCCGCCGCGCCGCCAACTATTCGAACAGCGATTACGCGGACGGCTACACGCTTTTCAATCTCGGCGCGCGTTACCGCACG